Part of the Thermoanaerobaculia bacterium genome, AGAAGATCGGGATCCTCCAATCGGACCTCTCGCGCATGGAAAAAGGGGAATACAAGGTCGGACTCGACACGCTGTTCAAGATTCTCGCGGTCTTCGAGCTCGACATGGGCTCGTTCTTCGACGACGGCGCCGCCGTCACCGCCGACGACGACCGGCAGCTGTGGAAGGATTTCCTCGCGCTCGACGACGAGGCGCGGCGCGAGGTGCGGGACTTCATCCGGTTCAAGATGTCGCAGCGAAAGGGCGACGCTGGGGAATAACGTCTTGTTTACCCTTGCTTTCTGACCCCCGGGTGTTACATTTGGAAGATCCGCGAACCACGATGAGCGATCGCCGCAAGCATCTCGAATTCCTCCGCCGGACGGCGCGAGAAGCCGTGTGGCAGGGCGACTGCGAACGCGCCCTCCTCCTCCTCGACGAGGGCCTGACGCTCGCGCGTGCCTGGAAGCTCCGTGAGACGGAGGACCTCTTCCTCTGCAACCGGATCGCGACGCTCGTCGAGATGGAGCGCAACGATTTCGATCTCGCCGCATTGAAGGAGGTCGTCCTCCGGCATCCGGACGGCCGCCTCGGCGCCTTTGCCGCCTACACGGCCGCCTGCGCGCACGAGCTCCGGAAGGAATACGCGAAAGCGCGAAACTACGCGCAGATGTCGATCGGCCGCGCCGAAGGCGTGCACGCGTACCTGAAGGGAGTG contains:
- a CDS encoding helix-turn-helix transcriptional regulator yields the protein MQQHFSLSRQNQVGARIRALRKGRNLTQTELSEKIGILQSDLSRMEKGEYKVGLDTLFKILAVFELDMGSFFDDGAAVTADDDRQLWKDFLALDDEARREVRDFIRFKMSQRKGDAGE